The Panicum hallii strain FIL2 chromosome 9, PHallii_v3.1, whole genome shotgun sequence genome has a window encoding:
- the LOC112874243 gene encoding protein RRP6-like 2 isoform X2 produces the protein MEADGASPPPPWPQNKSAAAMEASSGPLAAAAARLSARSRALPSSRDFHFYNNFPAFKSPVGAAAAKADASLGVLGGAPLLPKRQQPFPGGADLDDAHDWLVALNDDLLERFGASMDEFKALREKEEASGRRAALEAGDGFQVVYGKKKKKVGDGEEGVGRAEAFGASSSVKVAKDKAPAPGTKAKVPFHIPTIPRPQKVYTIVVDNSSKPFEHVLLERSEDGTRVVHPLEKLPIEQLIDRNVPDSEPVKPPALDDTPFTFVEDLKTLEVLATKLKSATEFAVDLEHNHYRSFQGLTCLMQISTRTEDFIVDTLKLRKYLGDYLREFFRDPTKRKVMHGAGRDIIWLQRDFSIYVCNLFDTGQASRVLQMDRNSLEHLLHHFCGVIANKDYQAADWRLRPLPDEMIKYAREDTHYLLYIYDLMRLRLVKESSGDSDMLLEVCKRSNEICLQLYEKEQLTDSSYLHIHGLKEIELDARQLSVLSSLYRWRDGIARAEDESTGYILPNKSLLEIAKEMPVTSGKLKRIVKSKNFERHLNTVINTIRDAISASGAFESIAEQLKQGKLEELTVANATKSSEDAEMIPAVAVDYNEDAIDESAVVSTVITNVGTASPCGGTVTSGASFDNMHLEDFMPKNKNSGTSSGFTGQADKEILSNGQQQVAKATVQVSKRTTAFGALFGKPAAVRRPNPFQGFSNDQGKSKVDKITSSVVLPFHNFSGSVKPPSGSLPLKEQVHSEPESIQHSDPACQMEDVIQLDTETDDLQPPESHNDDDEHQEPKDMEMSKSPSDVPSDTEQRFRSLNEERNVQQNQRTPQEPEFRFPLVPFDYAEARKNLVSGEPKAERKKDDAVARPINTDSGDKKLTSSKPGVGENDGNFQHPRRRQVFPPSGNRNFTYH, from the exons ATGGAAGCGGACggggcctcgccgccgccgccgtggccgcaGAACAAGTCGGCCGCGGCCATGGAGGCGTCGtcgggcccgctcgccgccgcggccgcccgccTCTCCGCCCGCTCCCGGGCGCTCCCCTCTTCCCGCGACTTCCACTTCTACAACAACTTCCCGGCCTTCAAATCCCCCgtcggcgccgcggccgccaaGGCCGACGCCTCCCTCGGCGTGCTGGGCGGGGCCCCGCTCCTCCCGAAGCGGCAGCAGCCGTTCCCGGGGGGCGCCGACCTCGACGACGCGCACGACTGGCTCGTCGCCCTCAACGACGACCTGCTCGAGCGGTTCGGCGCCTCCATGGACGAGTTCAAGGCGCTgagggagaaggaggaggcGTCCGGGCGGAGGGCGGCCCTGGAGGCCGGGGACGGGTTCCAAGTGGTGtacgggaagaagaagaagaaggtggGCGATGGGGAGGAAGGCGTTGGAAGAGCTGAGGCCTTCGGGGCCTCCAGCTCCGTGAAGGTGGCCAAGGACAAGGCGCCTGCGCCGGGGACGAAGGCGAAGGTGCCCTTCCACATCCCCACCATCCCACGGCCACAGAAAGTGTACACCATTGTGGTGGACAACTCCAGCAAGCCGTTTGAGCATGTTTTGCTTGAGCGGAGCGAGGATGGCACCCGTGTCGTGCACCCATTG GAAAAACTCCCCATTGAACAACTAATTGACAGAAATGTTCCTGACAGTGAGCCTGTAAAGCCACCTGCGTTAGATGATACCCCTTTTACATTTGTTGAAGATCTGAAAACCTTGGAGGTGCTAGCCACAAAGCTGAAGAGTGCAACTGAATTTGCT GTTGATTTGGAACACAACCATTATAGGTCATTTCAGGGTCTGACATGCTTGATGCAGATTTCAACTAGAACAGAGGACTTTATTGTGGACACTCTTAAGCTTCGCAAATATCTTGGTGATTACTTAAGAGAATTTTTCAGAGATCCAACCAAGAGAAAG GTAATGCATGGCGCAGGTCGTGATATAATATGGCTTCAACGAGACTTCAGCATATATGTGTGCAACCTTTTTGACACAGGCCAG GCTTCAAGGGTCTTACAGATGGACCGGAACAGCCTGGAACATCTTTTGCACCATTTCTGTGGAGTGATCGCGAATAAAGA TTACCAGGCTGCAGATTGGAGGTTGAGGCCCCTTCCTGATGAAATGATCAA ATATGCTAGAGAAGATACACACTATCTGCTATATATATATGACCTGATGAGATTGAGACTAGTGAAGGAGTCATCAGGTGACAGTGATATGCTTTTAGAG GTTTGCAAGCGCAGCAATGAAATTTGCTTGCAACTATATGAGAAGGAGCAGCTGACTGATTCATCGTATCTACATATACATGG GTTGAAAGAAATCGAGCTGGATGCAAGGCAGCTGTCAGTTCTTTCT AGTCTATATCGATGGAGAGATGGCATCGCCCGTGCTGAGGATGAGAGCACTGGCTATATATTACCAAATAAGAGTCTACTTGAGatag CAAAGGAGATGCCTGTGACAAGTGGAAAGTTAAAAAGAATTGTTAAATCAAAAAATTTTGAGCGCCATCTCAACACTGTCATTAACACTATAAGGGATGCCATATCAGCTTCTGGTGCTTTTGAGAGTATAGCGGAACAACTAAAGCAGGGGAAACTGGAAGAG TTAACGGTGGCAAATGCGACGAAAAGCAGTGAAGACGCTGAAATGATCCCTGCTGTTGCTGTTGATTACAATGAAGATGCCATTGATGAATCTGCTGTAGTTTCCACAGTGATCACAAATGTTGGTACCGCTTCTCCCTGTGGGGGAACTGTTACAAGCGGAGCTTCTTTCGATAATATGCATTTAGAGGACTTCATGCCCAAAAATAAGAACTCGGGGACTTCATCAGGGTTTACTGGACAGGCAGATAAGGAAATATTGAGCAATGGCCAGCAGCAA GTAGCGAAGGCCACTGTTCAAGTATCGAAGAGGACTACAGCTTTTGGTGCTCTGTTTGGAAAACCAGCTGCTGTTAGAAGGCCCAATCCTTTTCAAGGTTTTTCAAATGACCAG GGTAAGAGTAAGGTGGACAAGATAACGTCTTCTGTGGTACTTCCTTTCCATAATTTCTCTGGCAGTGTGAAACCTCCATCAGGCAGCCTTCCACTGAAAGAACAGGTGCATTCTGAACCAGAAAGCATCCAACACAGTGATCCAGCCTGTCAGATGGAAGACGTGATACAGTTGGACACTGAAACAGATGATCTGCAACCACCAGAAAGTcataatgatgatgatgaacATCAGGAACCCAAAGACATGGAAATGTCCAAGTCCCCTTCAGATGTTCCCTCTGATACCGAGCAACGGTTCCGGTCACTCAACGAAGAGAGAAATGTTCAGCAGAATCAGAGGACACCTCAAGAACCTGAATTTAGATTCCCACTGGTGCCTTTTGACTACGCTGAAGCTAGAAAGAATCTTGTGTCTGGCGAGCCTAAAGCTGAGAGGAAAAAAGACGATGCTGTTGCCAGGCCCATAAATACGGATTCCGGAGATAAGAAGCTAACTTCAAGCAAACCAGGCGTTGGAGAGAACGATGGGAATTTCCAGCATCCACGAAGGCGGCAGGTTTTCCCGCCTTCTGGCAATAGAAATTTTACGTATCACTAA
- the LOC112874243 gene encoding protein RRP6-like 2 isoform X1, protein MEADGASPPPPWPQNKSAAAMEASSGPLAAAAARLSARSRALPSSRDFHFYNNFPAFKSPVGAAAAKADASLGVLGGAPLLPKRQQPFPGGADLDDAHDWLVALNDDLLERFGASMDEFKALREKEEASGRRAALEAGDGFQVVYGKKKKKVGDGEEGVGRAEAFGASSSVKVAKDKAPAPGTKAKVPFHIPTIPRPQKVYTIVVDNSSKPFEHVLLERSEDGTRVVHPLEKLPIEQLIDRNVPDSEPVKPPALDDTPFTFVEDLKTLEVLATKLKSATEFAVDLEHNHYRSFQGLTCLMQISTRTEDFIVDTLKLRKYLGDYLREFFRDPTKRKVMHGAGRDIIWLQRDFSIYVCNLFDTGQASRVLQMDRNSLEHLLHHFCGVIANKDYQAADWRLRPLPDEMINCCCRYAREDTHYLLYIYDLMRLRLVKESSGDSDMLLEVCKRSNEICLQLYEKEQLTDSSYLHIHGLKEIELDARQLSVLSSLYRWRDGIARAEDESTGYILPNKSLLEIAKEMPVTSGKLKRIVKSKNFERHLNTVINTIRDAISASGAFESIAEQLKQGKLEELTVANATKSSEDAEMIPAVAVDYNEDAIDESAVVSTVITNVGTASPCGGTVTSGASFDNMHLEDFMPKNKNSGTSSGFTGQADKEILSNGQQQVAKATVQVSKRTTAFGALFGKPAAVRRPNPFQGFSNDQGKSKVDKITSSVVLPFHNFSGSVKPPSGSLPLKEQVHSEPESIQHSDPACQMEDVIQLDTETDDLQPPESHNDDDEHQEPKDMEMSKSPSDVPSDTEQRFRSLNEERNVQQNQRTPQEPEFRFPLVPFDYAEARKNLVSGEPKAERKKDDAVARPINTDSGDKKLTSSKPGVGENDGNFQHPRRRQVFPPSGNRNFTYH, encoded by the exons ATGGAAGCGGACggggcctcgccgccgccgccgtggccgcaGAACAAGTCGGCCGCGGCCATGGAGGCGTCGtcgggcccgctcgccgccgcggccgcccgccTCTCCGCCCGCTCCCGGGCGCTCCCCTCTTCCCGCGACTTCCACTTCTACAACAACTTCCCGGCCTTCAAATCCCCCgtcggcgccgcggccgccaaGGCCGACGCCTCCCTCGGCGTGCTGGGCGGGGCCCCGCTCCTCCCGAAGCGGCAGCAGCCGTTCCCGGGGGGCGCCGACCTCGACGACGCGCACGACTGGCTCGTCGCCCTCAACGACGACCTGCTCGAGCGGTTCGGCGCCTCCATGGACGAGTTCAAGGCGCTgagggagaaggaggaggcGTCCGGGCGGAGGGCGGCCCTGGAGGCCGGGGACGGGTTCCAAGTGGTGtacgggaagaagaagaagaaggtggGCGATGGGGAGGAAGGCGTTGGAAGAGCTGAGGCCTTCGGGGCCTCCAGCTCCGTGAAGGTGGCCAAGGACAAGGCGCCTGCGCCGGGGACGAAGGCGAAGGTGCCCTTCCACATCCCCACCATCCCACGGCCACAGAAAGTGTACACCATTGTGGTGGACAACTCCAGCAAGCCGTTTGAGCATGTTTTGCTTGAGCGGAGCGAGGATGGCACCCGTGTCGTGCACCCATTG GAAAAACTCCCCATTGAACAACTAATTGACAGAAATGTTCCTGACAGTGAGCCTGTAAAGCCACCTGCGTTAGATGATACCCCTTTTACATTTGTTGAAGATCTGAAAACCTTGGAGGTGCTAGCCACAAAGCTGAAGAGTGCAACTGAATTTGCT GTTGATTTGGAACACAACCATTATAGGTCATTTCAGGGTCTGACATGCTTGATGCAGATTTCAACTAGAACAGAGGACTTTATTGTGGACACTCTTAAGCTTCGCAAATATCTTGGTGATTACTTAAGAGAATTTTTCAGAGATCCAACCAAGAGAAAG GTAATGCATGGCGCAGGTCGTGATATAATATGGCTTCAACGAGACTTCAGCATATATGTGTGCAACCTTTTTGACACAGGCCAG GCTTCAAGGGTCTTACAGATGGACCGGAACAGCCTGGAACATCTTTTGCACCATTTCTGTGGAGTGATCGCGAATAAAGA TTACCAGGCTGCAGATTGGAGGTTGAGGCCCCTTCCTGATGAAATGATCAA CTGTTGCTGTAGATATGCTAGAGAAGATACACACTATCTGCTATATATATATGACCTGATGAGATTGAGACTAGTGAAGGAGTCATCAGGTGACAGTGATATGCTTTTAGAG GTTTGCAAGCGCAGCAATGAAATTTGCTTGCAACTATATGAGAAGGAGCAGCTGACTGATTCATCGTATCTACATATACATGG GTTGAAAGAAATCGAGCTGGATGCAAGGCAGCTGTCAGTTCTTTCT AGTCTATATCGATGGAGAGATGGCATCGCCCGTGCTGAGGATGAGAGCACTGGCTATATATTACCAAATAAGAGTCTACTTGAGatag CAAAGGAGATGCCTGTGACAAGTGGAAAGTTAAAAAGAATTGTTAAATCAAAAAATTTTGAGCGCCATCTCAACACTGTCATTAACACTATAAGGGATGCCATATCAGCTTCTGGTGCTTTTGAGAGTATAGCGGAACAACTAAAGCAGGGGAAACTGGAAGAG TTAACGGTGGCAAATGCGACGAAAAGCAGTGAAGACGCTGAAATGATCCCTGCTGTTGCTGTTGATTACAATGAAGATGCCATTGATGAATCTGCTGTAGTTTCCACAGTGATCACAAATGTTGGTACCGCTTCTCCCTGTGGGGGAACTGTTACAAGCGGAGCTTCTTTCGATAATATGCATTTAGAGGACTTCATGCCCAAAAATAAGAACTCGGGGACTTCATCAGGGTTTACTGGACAGGCAGATAAGGAAATATTGAGCAATGGCCAGCAGCAA GTAGCGAAGGCCACTGTTCAAGTATCGAAGAGGACTACAGCTTTTGGTGCTCTGTTTGGAAAACCAGCTGCTGTTAGAAGGCCCAATCCTTTTCAAGGTTTTTCAAATGACCAG GGTAAGAGTAAGGTGGACAAGATAACGTCTTCTGTGGTACTTCCTTTCCATAATTTCTCTGGCAGTGTGAAACCTCCATCAGGCAGCCTTCCACTGAAAGAACAGGTGCATTCTGAACCAGAAAGCATCCAACACAGTGATCCAGCCTGTCAGATGGAAGACGTGATACAGTTGGACACTGAAACAGATGATCTGCAACCACCAGAAAGTcataatgatgatgatgaacATCAGGAACCCAAAGACATGGAAATGTCCAAGTCCCCTTCAGATGTTCCCTCTGATACCGAGCAACGGTTCCGGTCACTCAACGAAGAGAGAAATGTTCAGCAGAATCAGAGGACACCTCAAGAACCTGAATTTAGATTCCCACTGGTGCCTTTTGACTACGCTGAAGCTAGAAAGAATCTTGTGTCTGGCGAGCCTAAAGCTGAGAGGAAAAAAGACGATGCTGTTGCCAGGCCCATAAATACGGATTCCGGAGATAAGAAGCTAACTTCAAGCAAACCAGGCGTTGGAGAGAACGATGGGAATTTCCAGCATCCACGAAGGCGGCAGGTTTTCCCGCCTTCTGGCAATAGAAATTTTACGTATCACTAA
- the LOC112874244 gene encoding cationic amino acid transporter 3, mitochondrial-like isoform X2, whose protein sequence is MTLRQLLGVGSTIGAGIYVLVGTVAREHTGPGLTVSFLIAGVAAALSALCYAELSCRFPSAGSAYHYSYICIGESVAWLIGWALILEYTIGGSSVARGISPNLALFFGGQDKLPFFLAQVHVKGLDTPLDPCAAILVLIVTALLCLGIKESSFVEGIITTANIIVMLFVICAGGWLGFRNGWVGYKGPEGYFPNGVGGVISGSATLFFAFIGFDTVASMAEEVKNPQRDLPLGMGLTLTLCCFLYMMVSAVVVGLVPYSVIDPNTPISSAFAQYGMQWAEYVVSSGAVLALIASLIGGILPQPRIIMAMARDGLLPPLFSAVNRQTQVPILSTILTGTCAAILAFLMDVSQLAGMVSVGTLLAFTTVAVSVLVVRYAPPYEMPMEVALAGTPETLTSCSGHSEQDEQNLEDPFGNAPTVSEIASKARRQKAMRSIILICLGAIIFISAVSFSSLPFYVQMTACTIGGLLLLSSSIVLLCIGQDKSSLGQTGGFMCPLVPFLPICCIIVNAYLLMNLGSHTWIRVSIWMAAGALIYFFYGIKHSSLAGMAYHRISPT, encoded by the exons ATGACTTTGAGACAATTGTTAG GTGTTGGTTCGACGATTGGTGCTGGCATCTACGTCCTGGTTGGAACTGTGGCCCGTGAGCACACAGGACCAGGCCTGACCGTGTCCTTTCTGATAGCCGGCGTTGCTGCGGCCCTTTCAGCTTTGTGCTATGCTGAACTCTCCTGCCGTTTCCCttcggcagggagtgcctaccaCTACTCCTACATCTGCATTGGAGAGAG TGTTGCTTGGCTGATTGGGTGGGCCTTGATCCTTGAGTACACGATAGGCGGATCATCGGTAGCACGCGGCATATCGCCAAACTTG GCTCTATTTTTTGGTGGCCAAGACAAGTTGCCCTTCTTTCTAGCACAAGTACATGTCAAAGGGCTAGACACCCCACTTGACCCTTGTGCTGCTATTCTTGTCCTGATAGTTACTGCATTACTGTGTCTGGGAATTAAAGAG AGCTCATTTGTGGAAGGCATCATCACCACTGCAAACATCATAGTCATGCTCTTTGTCATCTGTGCTGGTGGATGGTTAGGATTCAGGAATGGCTGGGTCGGTTATAAAGGGCCAGAAGG TTACTTCCCTAATGGTGTTGGTGGAGTCATTTCTGGATCGGCAACCCTCTTCTTCGCGTTTATTGGCTTCGACACAGTAGCTAGCATGGCTGAGGAG GTGAAGAATCCTCAGCGCGATCTTCCACTGGGGATGGGCCTGACCCTGACCCTGTGCTGCTTCCTCTACATGATGGTCTCTGCTGTTGTGGTCGGTCTGGTGCCCTATAGCGTGATCGATCCTAACACCCCTATTTCTTCTGCGTTTGCGCAATACGGGATGCAGTGGGCAGA GTATGTTGTTTCCAGTGGGGCTGTTCTTGCCCTCATAGCGTCCTTGATAGGCGGTATTCTTCCCCAG CCAAGAATTATAATGGCTATGGCTAGAGATGGATTGCTTCCGCCCCTTTTCTCAGCTGTTAATCGACAAACTCAAGTGCCAATCTTGAGCACAATCTTGACAGGGACGTGTGCTGCTATCCTGGCTTTTCTCATGGACGTCTCCCAATTGGCAGGGATG GTAAGCGTGGGAACCTTATTGGCATTTACTACGGTTGCCGTTTCTGTTTTAGTAGTAAGATATGCTCCTCCATATGAGATGCCAATGGAAGTGGCTCTTGCAGGAACACCTGAGACATTAACTTCATGCTCTGGGCACTCAGAGCAGGATGAGCAAAATTTGGAAGATCCTTTTGGCAATG CACCTACTGTCAGTGAGATAGCCAGCAAAGCAAGGCGACAGAAAGCCATGAGAAGCATAATATTGATATGCCTTGGGGCCATCATCTTCATTTCTGCGGTTTCTTTCTCCTCTTTGCCATT TTATGTGCAAATGACTGCATGCACCATAGGTGGGCTGCTACTGTTGAGTTCTTCTATTGTGCTTTTGTGCATTGGACAAGATAAGAGCTCTTTGGGACAAACTGGAG GTTTCATGTGCCCGTTGGTTCCATTCCTTCCAATTTGTTGCATCATCGTCAACGCATACCTGCTTATGAACCTTGG GAGTCACACATGGATTCGAGTTTCCATATGGATGGCTGCTGGTGCGCTCATATACTTCTTCTACGGCATAAAACATAGTTCACTGGCAGGAATGGCCTACCATCGCATATCGCCAACGTA
- the LOC112874244 gene encoding cationic amino acid transporter 3, mitochondrial-like isoform X1 gives MGGPSWPDLQCLVRRKPAAASSAGRAEAADGGGGQRLAKTLTIPHLAAIGVGSTIGAGIYVLVGTVAREHTGPGLTVSFLIAGVAAALSALCYAELSCRFPSAGSAYHYSYICIGESVAWLIGWALILEYTIGGSSVARGISPNLALFFGGQDKLPFFLAQVHVKGLDTPLDPCAAILVLIVTALLCLGIKESSFVEGIITTANIIVMLFVICAGGWLGFRNGWVGYKGPEGYFPNGVGGVISGSATLFFAFIGFDTVASMAEEVKNPQRDLPLGMGLTLTLCCFLYMMVSAVVVGLVPYSVIDPNTPISSAFAQYGMQWAEYVVSSGAVLALIASLIGGILPQPRIIMAMARDGLLPPLFSAVNRQTQVPILSTILTGTCAAILAFLMDVSQLAGMVSVGTLLAFTTVAVSVLVVRYAPPYEMPMEVALAGTPETLTSCSGHSEQDEQNLEDPFGNAPTVSEIASKARRQKAMRSIILICLGAIIFISAVSFSSLPFYVQMTACTIGGLLLLSSSIVLLCIGQDKSSLGQTGGFMCPLVPFLPICCIIVNAYLLMNLGSHTWIRVSIWMAAGALIYFFYGIKHSSLAGMAYHRISPT, from the exons ATGGGAGGCCCCTCCTGGCCGGACTTGCAGTGCCTGGTGCGGCGGAAGCCGGCGGCCGCGAGCTCCGCCGGCCGCGCCGAGGCTGCCGACGGGGGCGGCGGACAGCGCCTCGCCAAGACGCTTACCATTCCCCACCTCGCCGCCATCG GTGTTGGTTCGACGATTGGTGCTGGCATCTACGTCCTGGTTGGAACTGTGGCCCGTGAGCACACAGGACCAGGCCTGACCGTGTCCTTTCTGATAGCCGGCGTTGCTGCGGCCCTTTCAGCTTTGTGCTATGCTGAACTCTCCTGCCGTTTCCCttcggcagggagtgcctaccaCTACTCCTACATCTGCATTGGAGAGAG TGTTGCTTGGCTGATTGGGTGGGCCTTGATCCTTGAGTACACGATAGGCGGATCATCGGTAGCACGCGGCATATCGCCAAACTTG GCTCTATTTTTTGGTGGCCAAGACAAGTTGCCCTTCTTTCTAGCACAAGTACATGTCAAAGGGCTAGACACCCCACTTGACCCTTGTGCTGCTATTCTTGTCCTGATAGTTACTGCATTACTGTGTCTGGGAATTAAAGAG AGCTCATTTGTGGAAGGCATCATCACCACTGCAAACATCATAGTCATGCTCTTTGTCATCTGTGCTGGTGGATGGTTAGGATTCAGGAATGGCTGGGTCGGTTATAAAGGGCCAGAAGG TTACTTCCCTAATGGTGTTGGTGGAGTCATTTCTGGATCGGCAACCCTCTTCTTCGCGTTTATTGGCTTCGACACAGTAGCTAGCATGGCTGAGGAG GTGAAGAATCCTCAGCGCGATCTTCCACTGGGGATGGGCCTGACCCTGACCCTGTGCTGCTTCCTCTACATGATGGTCTCTGCTGTTGTGGTCGGTCTGGTGCCCTATAGCGTGATCGATCCTAACACCCCTATTTCTTCTGCGTTTGCGCAATACGGGATGCAGTGGGCAGA GTATGTTGTTTCCAGTGGGGCTGTTCTTGCCCTCATAGCGTCCTTGATAGGCGGTATTCTTCCCCAG CCAAGAATTATAATGGCTATGGCTAGAGATGGATTGCTTCCGCCCCTTTTCTCAGCTGTTAATCGACAAACTCAAGTGCCAATCTTGAGCACAATCTTGACAGGGACGTGTGCTGCTATCCTGGCTTTTCTCATGGACGTCTCCCAATTGGCAGGGATG GTAAGCGTGGGAACCTTATTGGCATTTACTACGGTTGCCGTTTCTGTTTTAGTAGTAAGATATGCTCCTCCATATGAGATGCCAATGGAAGTGGCTCTTGCAGGAACACCTGAGACATTAACTTCATGCTCTGGGCACTCAGAGCAGGATGAGCAAAATTTGGAAGATCCTTTTGGCAATG CACCTACTGTCAGTGAGATAGCCAGCAAAGCAAGGCGACAGAAAGCCATGAGAAGCATAATATTGATATGCCTTGGGGCCATCATCTTCATTTCTGCGGTTTCTTTCTCCTCTTTGCCATT TTATGTGCAAATGACTGCATGCACCATAGGTGGGCTGCTACTGTTGAGTTCTTCTATTGTGCTTTTGTGCATTGGACAAGATAAGAGCTCTTTGGGACAAACTGGAG GTTTCATGTGCCCGTTGGTTCCATTCCTTCCAATTTGTTGCATCATCGTCAACGCATACCTGCTTATGAACCTTGG GAGTCACACATGGATTCGAGTTTCCATATGGATGGCTGCTGGTGCGCTCATATACTTCTTCTACGGCATAAAACATAGTTCACTGGCAGGAATGGCCTACCATCGCATATCGCCAACGTA